One genomic window of Halorubrum hochsteinianum includes the following:
- a CDS encoding cupin domain-containing protein, producing the protein MSDATEPDPVVKRGGDVASEPVDAADGLSKAVLLDESDGAPNFAMRRFELAPGAAVPRHTNAVEHEQYVLAGEYVVGVGDEERTVSPGDALLIPAGVEHWYRNEGDEPGAFICVVPDGDDTIELVE; encoded by the coding sequence ATGAGCGACGCAACCGAACCCGATCCGGTCGTGAAACGCGGCGGCGACGTCGCGTCCGAACCCGTCGACGCCGCCGACGGCCTCTCGAAGGCGGTCCTCCTCGACGAGTCGGACGGGGCCCCGAACTTCGCCATGCGGCGGTTCGAACTCGCGCCGGGCGCGGCCGTCCCGCGCCACACCAACGCGGTCGAACACGAGCAGTACGTCCTCGCCGGCGAGTACGTCGTCGGCGTCGGCGACGAAGAGCGGACGGTCTCGCCCGGCGACGCCCTGCTGATCCCCGCCGGCGTCGAACACTGGTACCGCAACGAGGGCGACGAGCCCGGCGCGTTCATCTGCGTCGTTCCCGACGGCGACGACACGATCGAACTCGTCGAGTAG